In Vicia villosa cultivar HV-30 ecotype Madison, WI unplaced genomic scaffold, Vvil1.0 ctg.002530F_1_1, whole genome shotgun sequence, the following proteins share a genomic window:
- the LOC131639091 gene encoding uncharacterized protein LOC131639091, whose translation MSRKFDCIKDISDKKETWRLAVRIIDIWSVVNSKGAEHLEMVIMDAAGDRIQVLIRADHTDKWKPRIQENMTCIINNGTVFDNDFQWKLCDHSKKFVFLGGTTMKHMDVQNIPPLKYYFKEFCEINAGKCHLNRLEDIIGVVHEINNMQSNTPGKKTFVALSLKDLSGDIIICTLWESYGIKFLEYYNDPTNTGAIVIILTHAMIKDSQVSNAWSGSKLLINEDIQEISEFLSKLPANEQSQKPSQSAKSMSLWSGGSQFTTLEKFVHKAKCIPLSQFCKIKQDMLCVTVGTTTKFYVSKHGWFYYGCTKCSVKATDLNNPYQCVCGENVHKPIPRYKVDIYVYDGESKFRFVFWDADCEQIIGQSADSMHKSMLENGEDDPMVYPDELDMLLEKKMALRAKVQPTFGQASVWKFSYDEEFVSQIEKDYIADEAHSLPPIQNAVADHVDTSMESLSAFGENDPDKSLANTPSKSVSHGVNAEESDCQLLGLTQYSGTKPPKKVKIEPNA comes from the exons ATGAGTCGTAAATTTGACTGCATAAAAGACATCAGCGACAAGAAGGAAACATGGAGATTGGCTGTTCGAATTATTGATATATGGAGCGTTGTTAACAGTAAGGGTGCTGAGCATCTGGAGATGGTTATCATGGATGCTGCG GGTGATCGAATTCAAGTTTTGATTCGGGCTGATCATACAGATAAGTGGAAACCAAGAATTCAAGAGAATATGACTTGCATAATCAACAACGGGACTGTATTTGATAACGATTTTCAGTGGAAGCTGTGTGACCATTCAAAGAAATTCGTGTTCCTTGGTGGTACGACCATGAAACACATGGATGTACAAAATATTCCTCCTCTGAAGTATTATTTCAAAGAGTTTTGCGAAATCAATGCAGGCAAATGTCATCTTAACAGACTTGAAG ATATTATAGGCGTTGTACATGAGATAAACAATATGCAATCAAACACTCCAGGAAAGAAGACATTTGTGGCCCTCAGTCTCAAAGATTTGAG CGGTGACATCATTATCTGCACCTTATGGGAGAGCTATGGTATTAAGTTTTTGGAATATTATAATGACCCAACTAACACGGGTGCTATTGTCATCATACTAACCCATGCAATGATCAAGGATTCTCAGG TATCCAATGCATGGAGTGGTTCAAAGCTGCTAATCAACGAAGACATCCAGGagatttctgagtttttgtcAAA GTTGCCTGCAAATGAGCAATCCCAAAAGCCTTCGCAATCTGCCAAATCCATGTCTCTTTGGTCTGGTGGATCTCAGTTTACAACACTTGAAAAATTTGTTCATAAGGCAAAGTGCATTCCTTTGAGCCAATTCTGCAAAATCAAACAA gaCATGTTATGTGTTACTGTTGGAACTACCACGAAATTTTATGTATCCAAGCATGGTTGGTTTTACTATGGATGCACAAAGTGCTCTGTGAAGGCTACTGATTTGAACAATCCATACCAGTGTGTGTGTGGCGAAAATGTTCACAAACCCATACCAAG GTACAAAGTTGATATATATGTTTATGACGGTGAATCAAAGTTCCGGTTTGTATTTTGGGATGCCGACTGTGAGCAGATTATAGGACAATCTGCTGATAGCATGCATAAATCAATGTTAGAG aATGGTGAAGATGATCCCATGGTTTATCCTGACGAGCTTGACATGTTGTTGGAGAAGAAAATGGCTTTGAGAGCTAAAGTACAGCCAACATTTGGGCAAGCATCTGTTTGGAAGTTTTCTTATGATGAAGAATTTGTCAGTCAAATTGAAAAGGATTATATTGCTGATGAG GCTCATAGTCTTCCTCCCATTCAAAATGCTGTTGCTGATCATGTTGATACTTCCATG GAGTCCTTATCTGCATTTGGAGAAAATGATCCTGACAAGAGTTTGGCCAATACCCCATCAAAGAGTGTTTCTCATGGTGTTAATGCTGAAGAATCGGATTGTCAGCTTTTAGGACTTACACAATATTCAGGAACCAAGCCACCCAAAAAAGTGAAgattgaaccaaatgcttga